Proteins from a single region of Starkeya sp. ORNL1:
- a CDS encoding LysR family transcriptional regulator, with protein sequence MRYTLRQLGYFIAAAETGSITLASERVHISQPSISTAISHLERELDVQLFVRHHAQGLSLTPIGQIMLKEAKRLVEQAEGLYALASEATSQVRGQLNVGCFVTLAPLVMPELAHSFESAFPQTRIHQVEHNQEQLMAALRHAEIDIALAYDLQMPDEVDFLPLASLPPQAWVSETHPVAQQPATTLEELAELPFILLDLPVSREYFLALFMKEGLEPKIVARSAHQEVVRTMVANGYGYSLANVRPRSDFALDGKRIVRVRIAGEHRPMQLGLATLANYRRSQLVEAFQSHCRSFISDAYIPGMAAPSTERRVRL encoded by the coding sequence ATGCGTTACACGTTGCGCCAGCTTGGCTATTTCATCGCCGCGGCGGAGACCGGCAGCATTACGCTGGCCTCGGAGCGGGTGCACATCTCGCAGCCCTCGATCTCCACCGCGATCTCGCATCTCGAACGCGAGCTCGATGTGCAGTTGTTCGTGCGCCACCACGCCCAGGGCCTGTCGCTGACGCCGATCGGCCAGATCATGCTGAAAGAGGCCAAGCGTCTGGTTGAACAGGCCGAGGGGCTCTATGCGCTGGCTTCGGAGGCAACCTCGCAGGTGCGCGGCCAGCTCAATGTCGGCTGTTTCGTGACGCTGGCACCTCTGGTCATGCCCGAACTCGCGCATTCGTTCGAGAGCGCGTTTCCGCAGACCAGGATCCACCAGGTCGAGCACAATCAGGAACAGCTGATGGCCGCGCTGCGCCATGCGGAGATCGACATCGCGCTGGCCTATGATCTGCAGATGCCCGACGAGGTGGATTTCCTCCCCTTGGCCAGCCTGCCGCCGCAGGCCTGGGTGAGCGAGACGCATCCCGTCGCCCAGCAGCCGGCGACCACGCTCGAAGAGCTGGCCGAACTGCCCTTCATACTGCTCGATCTGCCGGTCAGCCGCGAATACTTCCTGGCCCTGTTCATGAAAGAAGGGCTGGAGCCGAAGATCGTGGCGCGCTCGGCGCACCAGGAAGTGGTGCGCACCATGGTCGCCAACGGCTATGGCTATTCGCTCGCCAATGTGCGGCCGCGCTCGGATTTCGCGCTCGACGGCAAGCGCATCGTGCGCGTGCGCATCGCCGGCGAGCATCGCCCGATGCAGCTCGGGCTGGCGACGCTGGCGAACTACCGCCGATCCCAGCTGGTAGAAGCCTTCCAGAGCCATTGCCGGAGCTTCATCTCCGACGCCTATATCCCCGGCATGGCGGCGCCGAGCACCGAGCGGCGCGTGCGGTTGTAG